Proteins co-encoded in one Desulfitobacterium hafniense DCB-2 genomic window:
- a CDS encoding response regulator, which yields MFSIGVCDDRPLCRQLLEEFILLYEKEKGILFDIHQFGSGEELLEELHKLDMILDLLFLDNSMKKLTGLETAKLIQQSDSMSACSIVFVTADDDHDQFMQIQPLQVVGKPVTRECIDAILDKVLAEKA from the coding sequence TTGTTTAGTATCGGTGTTTGCGATGACAGACCCTTGTGTCGCCAGCTATTAGAGGAATTTATTCTTTTATATGAAAAAGAGAAGGGGATTCTATTTGATATTCACCAGTTTGGCAGCGGTGAAGAGCTTCTCGAAGAACTTCATAAACTTGATATGATTCTCGACCTTCTTTTCCTTGATAATAGCATGAAAAAGCTGACTGGCCTCGAAACCGCCAAACTCATACAGCAATCCGATTCCATGTCAGCATGCAGCATCGTATTTGTCACAGCTGATGATGATCACGATCAATTCATGCAGATCCAGCCTTTACAAGTGGTAGGCAAACCTGTCACCCGGGAGTGTATAGATGCTATATTAGATAAAGTTCTGGCTGAAAAGGCATAA
- a CDS encoding helix-turn-helix domain-containing protein, whose protein sequence is MRLRIRDIREDHDLTQQQVAKYLRCDQSLYSKYERGERDVPLNVMIKLAKFYKTSIDYLVGLTENKRPYH, encoded by the coding sequence ATGCGATTAAGAATACGTGATATTCGTGAAGATCATGATCTAACCCAACAGCAAGTTGCAAAATACTTAAGGTGCGATCAATCTTTATACTCCAAATATGAGCGAGGGGAGCGTGATGTTCCACTGAATGTCATGATTAAACTCGCAAAGTTTTATAAAACCAGCATTGACTATCTGGTCGGACTTACAGAAAATAAGCGTCCCTATCACTGA
- a CDS encoding iron-containing alcohol dehydrogenase has protein sequence MSVVHQVYGYYMPTVNLMGAGAAQEAGKQAKILGGKTALLVTDAFLNQSGLAKQIAEIIEAEGVKVVIYPGAEPNPTDKNVHDGVAVFEKENCNMIVSLGGGSAHDCAKGVGLVAGNGGNIRDFEGVDKSAKPMVPMIAVNTTAGTASEMTRFCIITDTDRHIKMAIVDWHATPNVSINDPLLMIGKPAPLTAATGMDALTHAVEAYVSTAATPITDSAALMAIKLISKYLRRAVANGQDFEARDQMAYAQFLAGMAFNNASLGYVHAMAHQLGGFYNLPHGVCNAILLPRVSRFNLIGNLERFVDIAEALGEEIKNLSARDAAEKALTAMTTLSQDISIPSGLTELGVKEEDLQTMAVNAMKDACSLTNPRLAKLEDIIQIYKNSL, from the coding sequence ATGTCTGTCGTGCATCAAGTCTATGGCTACTACATGCCGACCGTCAATCTTATGGGGGCCGGTGCAGCCCAGGAGGCCGGAAAACAGGCAAAAATCCTGGGAGGCAAAACAGCTCTTCTGGTGACGGATGCTTTCCTTAATCAGAGCGGACTGGCCAAACAGATCGCGGAGATTATTGAAGCTGAGGGCGTAAAGGTTGTCATCTATCCCGGAGCGGAACCTAATCCTACCGATAAGAATGTTCATGATGGCGTGGCCGTGTTTGAAAAAGAAAACTGCAATATGATTGTCTCACTGGGAGGGGGGTCTGCTCACGATTGTGCCAAAGGTGTGGGTTTGGTTGCCGGAAACGGCGGCAATATCCGTGATTTTGAAGGAGTGGATAAATCCGCAAAACCTATGGTACCGATGATTGCTGTCAACACTACGGCAGGAACAGCCAGCGAGATGACCCGGTTCTGTATTATTACCGATACGGACCGCCATATTAAAATGGCTATCGTGGACTGGCATGCTACCCCCAATGTCTCCATCAATGACCCCTTATTGATGATCGGAAAGCCTGCCCCTCTGACCGCCGCCACCGGTATGGATGCCCTGACTCACGCTGTTGAGGCCTACGTCTCCACTGCAGCTACCCCTATTACTGATTCAGCTGCCTTGATGGCGATTAAGCTCATCAGCAAGTACCTTCGCCGTGCTGTTGCCAACGGCCAGGATTTTGAAGCCCGGGACCAAATGGCCTATGCCCAATTCCTGGCCGGTATGGCCTTTAACAATGCCAGCTTAGGTTATGTTCACGCTATGGCCCATCAGTTAGGCGGTTTCTATAATCTACCTCATGGTGTTTGCAACGCCATCCTTTTACCTCGTGTATCCCGCTTTAATCTGATTGGAAACCTTGAGCGCTTCGTAGACATTGCCGAAGCTCTGGGTGAGGAAATAAAGAATTTATCGGCCAGAGATGCCGCAGAAAAGGCTTTGACGGCAATGACAACCTTATCCCAGGATATCAGCATACCCAGCGGACTCACTGAGCTGGGCGTAAAAGAAGAGGATCTGCAAACCATGGCCGTCAATGCCATGAAAGATGCCTGCAGTCTGACCAACCCGCGCCTGGCCAAGCTGGAAGATATCATTCAGATTTATAAGAACTCTTTATAA
- a CDS encoding sigma-54-dependent Fis family transcriptional regulator, with product MNVHWRKFLKGELIENGIAPMIYRSWQRSVSYNVNHTEISQNMILTTSQLRELKDSQEDIIRAAESVLPHLGKLLQSANYTVLLGEKKGFILEALGDGPFLTKAQKIHLSPGANWREDIKGTNAIGTALTEDCPITVSGCEHFVQENHFMSCWAAPIHDVQGEIVGFIDISGETGNHQEQIIGIAILGAKLIEQNLRTLDIERQLKFYREGAKLAIDLLKEGFISIDRFGVVTNISPSGASLIGRKRNDIIGKPVAEVFSAPKGWIVNNQALDLHLKNQSGHEIASSWRRVADESGEFLGAFGTVQLTEPQTASPVWVGSSPSSRQIMDRVYKAAAAPSSVLIQGESGTGKEIVARMIHDFSSFREGPFVALNCAALPSSLLESELFGYADGAFTGSRRGGQPGKFELAHQGTIFLDEIGDMPLTAQVALLRVLQEKEVTRIGGTKPHKINVRIIAATHKDLKSLVEAKTFRLDLYYRLKVITIELSPLRERLEDIRDLVPYFIQKSCTLNQLTCCGIEDNVYPYLYAYSWPGNVRELENCIESMIAMANSHVLTVDDLPLELRQIPDSKRVESPSLLDQQTKQTILAALAQTQGKIAPAARLLGIGRNTLYRKIKEFDISVF from the coding sequence ATGAATGTCCATTGGCGAAAATTTCTCAAAGGCGAACTTATTGAGAACGGAATCGCTCCAATGATCTACCGTTCCTGGCAACGGAGCGTAAGCTACAATGTCAATCATACTGAAATCTCTCAAAATATGATCTTAACTACCTCTCAATTACGTGAATTAAAGGACTCTCAGGAAGATATCATCCGCGCCGCTGAATCTGTGCTGCCCCACCTGGGCAAGCTGTTGCAAAGTGCCAACTACACTGTCTTATTAGGTGAAAAAAAAGGCTTCATTTTAGAAGCGTTAGGAGATGGTCCGTTTCTGACCAAAGCGCAAAAGATTCATCTTTCTCCCGGGGCGAATTGGCGGGAAGATATCAAAGGTACCAATGCCATAGGAACAGCACTCACTGAGGATTGTCCCATCACAGTCTCCGGCTGTGAGCACTTTGTCCAGGAAAATCATTTCATGTCCTGTTGGGCGGCACCCATTCATGATGTACAGGGAGAAATTGTTGGGTTTATCGATATAAGCGGTGAAACGGGAAATCATCAGGAGCAGATCATTGGGATTGCCATTTTAGGGGCAAAGCTGATAGAGCAAAATTTGCGCACCTTAGATATTGAGCGTCAGCTTAAATTTTATCGTGAAGGGGCAAAGCTGGCTATCGATCTGCTCAAGGAAGGATTCATTTCCATAGACCGGTTTGGCGTGGTTACCAATATCAGCCCCAGCGGGGCATCCCTGATTGGACGCAAGCGCAACGATATTATTGGCAAGCCTGTTGCAGAGGTATTCAGTGCTCCCAAAGGCTGGATAGTCAATAATCAAGCGCTGGATCTTCACTTGAAAAATCAGTCCGGTCATGAGATCGCCTCATCCTGGCGGCGGGTTGCCGATGAGTCGGGAGAATTCCTCGGAGCATTTGGAACGGTGCAGCTCACTGAGCCGCAAACCGCGAGTCCTGTTTGGGTCGGAAGCAGTCCCAGCTCTCGACAGATTATGGATCGTGTTTATAAGGCGGCTGCCGCTCCCTCTTCTGTTCTTATTCAAGGGGAAAGCGGGACCGGAAAGGAAATTGTTGCCCGTATGATCCATGACTTCAGCTCCTTCAGAGAGGGTCCCTTTGTAGCTCTTAACTGTGCAGCACTGCCCAGTTCTCTTTTAGAGAGTGAATTATTTGGTTATGCTGACGGAGCTTTTACCGGTTCCCGCCGGGGCGGTCAACCGGGCAAATTTGAATTAGCTCACCAGGGAACGATTTTCCTGGACGAGATTGGCGACATGCCTTTGACGGCACAAGTTGCTCTGCTCCGCGTACTTCAAGAAAAGGAAGTCACCCGAATCGGAGGGACAAAACCACACAAAATAAATGTTCGGATCATTGCCGCCACCCATAAAGATTTAAAATCTTTGGTTGAGGCCAAGACGTTCCGTTTGGATCTTTACTACCGGCTCAAAGTTATCACCATTGAACTTTCGCCCCTTCGGGAACGGCTGGAGGACATTAGGGACCTGGTTCCGTATTTTATTCAAAAATCATGCACCCTGAATCAGCTTACCTGTTGCGGAATCGAGGACAATGTCTATCCCTACCTTTACGCCTACTCCTGGCCGGGAAATGTCCGCGAATTGGAAAACTGTATCGAAAGCATGATTGCCATGGCCAATTCCCATGTCTTAACAGTTGACGATTTGCCCTTGGAGCTCAGGCAAATCCCCGACTCCAAAAGGGTAGAGAGTCCCTCCCTCCTTGATCAGCAAACTAAACAAACGATTTTAGCTGCTCTTGCCCAGACTCAGGGGAAAATTGCTCCGGCAGCGCGGCTGTTAGGCATTGGTCGGAATACCCTGTATAGGAAAATAAAAGAGTTTGATATAAGTGTTTTTTGA
- a CDS encoding methyl-accepting chemotaxis protein encodes MLKSLATKFVFLISILLIIVCGSLGFISNHFSSQAVLKEVNQSLEIVSRETALALKNDLERQLGLLELLANLEAIKDPEVPAEEKVRVLKSEIQRAGYIDLGIADLEGNLINGQGVAGVNIADQDYFKEAIAGKAVASDPKTSKVDDSVITAYAVPVKHGSQIIGALIATRDGYELSRFTQSIELGGSRAVFVINGQGTAIANADLEKVKTMDNIFKNAEKDPGLADFAALQKKMVAGESGVGSYIYGGIKKYTGYAPVEGTTWSLAVTAPQKEVMAGVDNLRKILIICSFAFFLIGIVAAYGFTRNIVGPLNQLVDKIQEVAKGNLAVEDVEVKSRDEVGLVGDALNTMLGSLRDLVNTAGALAEQVAASSQELTTGAEQQAKAASEVASTITNLALGAENQEKSVDEITASVEEISVTIEQLAVNSNRVAQQTKEAATASSQGQKSALRAVEQMKNIGEVSVKVQSAVGRLAVSSQEISEINDVISGIAEQTNLLALNAAIEAARAGEQGRGFAVVAEEVRKLAEQSQAAAKQIAQRITLNQSHITDAVTAIELSSEDIQAGIEVVNTAGGAFEDIDTLMSMVSSQVAEISTAIQQLAQGSQSIVEAVRSLESITKENMDTSQTVSAATEEQTASIEEIAASSQNLAAMAESLQVSLSKFTV; translated from the coding sequence GTGTTGAAAAGTCTGGCTACAAAATTTGTGTTCTTGATCAGTATTCTTCTCATCATCGTTTGTGGAAGCCTTGGGTTTATCAGCAATCATTTTTCTTCTCAAGCGGTACTCAAAGAGGTCAATCAATCGTTGGAGATAGTTTCCCGGGAGACGGCGCTGGCATTGAAGAACGACCTGGAAAGACAGCTTGGTTTATTAGAACTCCTCGCCAACCTGGAGGCGATTAAGGACCCGGAGGTGCCCGCGGAAGAAAAAGTAAGGGTTTTGAAAAGTGAAATCCAACGGGCAGGATATATAGATTTGGGGATTGCGGACTTAGAGGGAAACTTAATCAACGGTCAGGGAGTGGCCGGGGTCAATATCGCCGATCAGGACTACTTCAAGGAAGCCATAGCCGGCAAAGCCGTAGCCTCCGATCCCAAAACAAGCAAGGTTGACGACTCCGTAATTACTGCTTATGCGGTCCCCGTCAAACATGGCAGCCAAATCATCGGTGCTTTAATTGCCACCCGTGACGGCTACGAGTTGTCCAGGTTTACCCAGTCTATAGAACTGGGCGGCTCCAGAGCTGTTTTTGTGATCAACGGTCAGGGTACGGCCATTGCCAATGCGGACCTTGAAAAGGTTAAAACCATGGACAATATTTTTAAAAATGCTGAAAAAGACCCCGGACTGGCCGATTTTGCGGCATTGCAAAAGAAAATGGTCGCCGGAGAAAGCGGTGTGGGTTCATATATTTACGGAGGGATAAAAAAATATACAGGATACGCTCCTGTGGAGGGAACAACCTGGTCATTAGCCGTAACTGCTCCACAGAAGGAAGTTATGGCTGGGGTCGATAATCTGAGGAAAATCCTGATTATCTGTTCCTTTGCCTTCTTTTTGATCGGGATCGTTGCTGCTTATGGATTCACCCGCAATATTGTCGGCCCCCTCAATCAGTTGGTGGATAAAATTCAGGAAGTGGCCAAAGGAAATCTGGCCGTAGAAGATGTGGAAGTCAAGAGCAGGGATGAAGTGGGCCTTGTAGGGGACGCCCTGAACACCATGCTGGGGAGTCTGCGGGACTTGGTAAACACTGCCGGCGCTCTGGCCGAACAGGTGGCCGCCTCCTCCCAGGAACTGACCACCGGTGCGGAGCAGCAGGCCAAAGCGGCCAGTGAAGTGGCCAGCACCATAACCAATTTAGCCTTGGGGGCGGAAAATCAGGAAAAAAGCGTGGATGAAATAACCGCCTCCGTCGAAGAAATTTCAGTCACCATAGAACAATTGGCGGTCAACAGCAACAGAGTTGCCCAACAAACAAAAGAAGCGGCGACGGCTTCTTCTCAAGGACAGAAATCGGCGCTGCGGGCTGTGGAACAAATGAAGAATATAGGCGAAGTCTCTGTGAAGGTTCAGAGCGCCGTGGGCCGCTTGGCTGTCAGTTCCCAGGAAATCAGTGAAATCAATGATGTGATTTCGGGAATAGCGGAACAAACCAATCTGCTGGCTTTGAATGCGGCTATTGAAGCCGCCAGAGCGGGGGAGCAGGGCCGGGGATTTGCCGTAGTAGCCGAAGAAGTGCGCAAACTGGCCGAACAGTCTCAGGCCGCAGCTAAGCAGATTGCCCAGCGTATCACCCTGAATCAGTCCCATATTACGGATGCGGTGACGGCGATTGAATTAAGCAGTGAAGATATTCAAGCGGGCATAGAAGTGGTCAATACCGCCGGGGGGGCTTTTGAAGATATCGATACCCTTATGAGCATGGTATCAAGCCAAGTGGCGGAGATTTCAACCGCCATCCAGCAGCTTGCCCAAGGGAGCCAGAGCATCGTTGAAGCCGTCCGCAGTCTGGAGAGCATTACCAAAGAGAATATGGACACCTCCCAAACAGTATCTGCCGCCACCGAAGAGCAGACAGCATCCATCGAGGAAATCGCCGCTTCCAGTCAGAACCTGGCTGCAATGGCGGAAAGTCTGCAGGTAAGTCTCAGCAAATTTACGGTTTAA
- a CDS encoding winged helix-turn-helix transcriptional regulator codes for MKYEPKIEKEIMCPIEYGLDVFGGKWKARILCVLSTNTVIRYNAIRKELGNITDAVLAAMLKELIADELIERTQYNEIPPKVEYALTDRGRSVLPILQNICQWSRQQTKDELEKKLPPCKTCDQLKK; via the coding sequence ATGAAATATGAACCTAAAATCGAAAAAGAAATCATGTGTCCCATCGAATACGGCCTTGATGTCTTCGGCGGGAAGTGGAAAGCGAGAATATTATGTGTGCTTTCTACAAACACAGTGATTCGCTATAATGCCATCAGAAAAGAACTGGGCAATATTACCGATGCGGTCCTTGCCGCTATGCTTAAAGAGCTTATTGCCGATGAATTAATTGAACGGACACAATATAACGAAATTCCTCCCAAAGTAGAGTACGCACTGACAGACAGAGGACGCTCAGTGTTGCCGATTCTTCAGAACATCTGCCAATGGTCACGACAGCAGACCAAAGATGAATTGGAGAAAAAACTTCCCCCCTGTAAAACTTGCGACCAGCTTAAAAAATAG
- a CDS encoding flavodoxin, producing MSKPLIVYYSYSGTTRSLAEDIAIITDGDIRELIPEKPYSFTYNGATKEARTEIERGYCPKLLSGNEPIDDYDYIFIGTPNWFKSFAPPILSFLRSVDLKGKTVIPFCTHGGGGFGQIEINIAQECPDAKLLPGLAVTGDFEEQQVQDWLLCLSCLKQL from the coding sequence ATGAGCAAACCATTGATTGTATACTACTCTTATTCCGGTACAACAAGGAGTTTAGCAGAGGATATAGCGATTATTACCGATGGAGATATCAGAGAATTAATTCCGGAAAAACCTTATTCATTTACCTATAATGGCGCAACAAAAGAAGCAAGAACTGAAATCGAAAGGGGATACTGTCCTAAGCTATTGTCTGGAAATGAGCCCATCGATGATTATGACTATATCTTTATCGGAACACCGAATTGGTTTAAATCGTTTGCACCGCCGATCCTGAGCTTTTTGCGCAGCGTTGATTTGAAGGGGAAAACGGTTATTCCCTTTTGCACCCATGGCGGCGGGGGATTTGGGCAAATAGAGATCAATATAGCTCAGGAATGCCCTGATGCGAAGTTGCTGCCAGGATTGGCTGTGACAGGCGATTTTGAAGAACAGCAAGTTCAAGATTGGCTTCTTTGCCTTTCCTGCCTGAAGCAGTTATGA
- a CDS encoding RNA-guided endonuclease InsQ/TnpB family protein has product MKEVFLIIRVYKLPFRTSQDNLNRLYACNRISAQIWNQCLDLAKEHGQRTNTWLSRKELHLATKGRYPIHSQSIQAVYEKYLDARENALQARALGYTQIRYPYKEKHHFNTRWKKDGFRIGEKGRIELSLGLWEGKRQKPITVRVAHCPPGQIKEIELVYDRGLKLAMAFEDGISPKANPAQGTAAIDLGEIHTLASVTDQGQGLLITGRKLRSIKRLRNKKLKELQRKMAHCQKGSRQWKKYRRAFHYVLSKSEAQLTDALHKTTREFVRWCLDNAVKDVVIGDVEGIQRHTSPKKKQTQRKRSRRINQNLSQWTFGKTRRYLQYKLAAEGISLKKVDEAYTTQTCPVCGKRRVPSSRTYHCGCGYVQHRDLHGAGNILTQHLYGHYQAIVLKDYKYLRIA; this is encoded by the coding sequence ATGAAGGAGGTGTTCCTCATCATTCGAGTCTATAAACTCCCTTTCCGGACTTCCCAAGACAATCTCAATCGTCTCTATGCCTGTAATCGCATTTCCGCCCAAATTTGGAATCAGTGCCTCGACTTAGCAAAAGAGCATGGACAAAGAACCAACACTTGGCTAAGCCGCAAAGAGCTCCACTTAGCTACAAAAGGACGATATCCCATCCACAGCCAATCCATCCAGGCAGTCTATGAAAAATATCTCGATGCCCGTGAAAACGCCCTGCAAGCGAGAGCCTTAGGCTACACCCAAATCCGCTACCCCTATAAAGAAAAGCATCATTTCAACACCCGTTGGAAAAAAGATGGCTTTCGTATCGGTGAGAAGGGCCGCATCGAATTAAGCCTGGGGCTTTGGGAGGGGAAGCGTCAGAAACCCATTACCGTCCGTGTTGCTCACTGTCCTCCCGGACAGATTAAAGAAATTGAGCTTGTCTATGACCGAGGTCTCAAATTAGCCATGGCCTTTGAAGACGGTATTTCGCCCAAAGCGAATCCTGCTCAGGGCACAGCAGCCATTGACTTAGGCGAAATACACACCCTCGCTTCAGTCACTGACCAGGGACAAGGTCTCCTCATCACCGGGCGCAAACTTCGCAGCATCAAACGGTTACGGAATAAGAAGTTGAAGGAACTGCAGCGAAAGATGGCCCACTGTCAAAAAGGTTCCCGCCAGTGGAAAAAATACCGGCGGGCCTTCCATTATGTCCTTAGTAAGAGTGAGGCTCAACTCACCGATGCCCTCCATAAAACCACCCGTGAATTCGTCCGTTGGTGCCTGGACAACGCCGTCAAGGATGTAGTCATAGGAGATGTAGAAGGAATCCAGCGTCACACGTCACCGAAGAAGAAACAGACTCAGCGGAAGCGTTCGCGAAGAATCAACCAGAACCTCTCCCAATGGACCTTTGGTAAAACCCGGCGCTATTTACAGTATAAATTGGCTGCTGAAGGAATCAGCCTGAAGAAAGTGGATGAAGCCTACACTACACAAACGTGCCCCGTTTGTGGGAAGAGGCGTGTGCCCTCTTCCAGAACATATCACTGTGGCTGTGGTTATGTACAGCATCGGGATCTGCATGGAGCGGGTAATATCTTAACCCAACACCTGTATGGCCACTATCAAGCGATCGTCTTGAAAGACTACAAGTATCTACGGATCGCCTGA
- a CDS encoding response regulator transcription factor: protein MGVFSPYVHKILIVEDDATIAEAIRKHIQSWGLEARCVEDFRNVLAEFAALDPQLVLLDIALPFYNGYHWCGEIRKVSQVPIMFISSAGDNMNIVMAMNMGGDDFIAKPFDLNVLTAKIQAILRRTYHFAGQVKILEHRGALLNTADASLTYQGQHIELTKNDYRILQALMENKGRVVSRDTLMQRLWETDSFVDENTLTVNMTRLRKKLEAAGLKDFIITKKGLGYLIE from the coding sequence GTGGGAGTCTTCTCGCCGTACGTTCATAAAATTCTGATTGTGGAAGACGATGCCACCATTGCCGAGGCTATCCGCAAACATATCCAGTCCTGGGGTCTGGAAGCCCGCTGTGTGGAGGATTTCCGGAACGTCCTGGCTGAGTTCGCCGCACTGGACCCCCAGCTGGTGCTGCTGGACATCGCCCTGCCTTTTTATAACGGCTACCACTGGTGCGGGGAGATCCGCAAAGTGTCCCAGGTCCCCATTATGTTCATTTCCTCGGCAGGGGACAACATGAATATCGTCATGGCCATGAACATGGGGGGAGACGACTTTATCGCCAAGCCCTTTGATCTGAATGTGCTCACAGCCAAAATACAGGCCATTCTGCGCCGGACCTATCACTTCGCCGGACAGGTCAAGATCCTGGAACATCGCGGAGCTTTGCTGAATACGGCCGACGCCAGCCTGACCTATCAGGGACAGCATATCGAACTGACGAAAAACGATTACCGCATCCTCCAGGCCCTGATGGAAAACAAGGGCAGGGTGGTCAGCCGGGATACCCTGATGCAGCGGCTGTGGGAAACGGACAGCTTTGTGGATGAAAATACCCTGACCGTCAACATGACCCGCCTGCGCAAGAAACTGGAGGCCGCAGGGTTGAAGGATTTTATCATTACCAAAAAAGGGTTGGGCTATCTGATTGAGTGA
- a CDS encoding sensor histidine kinase: protein MDLFFSYLKSQCKIIGAFLGFCLIFAIVFALYELPVEAVGYGAVLCAFLGVILVVLDYRAFYERHKRLEALRREITVTAAGLPQPWGPLEEDYQAVIRVLYEDKLQLTGHMRQRYTDLVEYYTVWAHQIKTPIAAMGLLLQGEQGDTPHSRELREELQRIEHYVEMVLCYLRLEAPATDYLIREYDLDGIIKQAVRKYASQFIRRKIRLEYEPLNCWVLTDEKWLLFVIEQILSNALKYTRSGTIAITLEEPKTLCIRDTGMGIAPEDLPRIFEKGYTGFNGRTDKKASGIGLYLCRRICRNLGHEITAVSAAGRGTEIRLDLQSAELAIE, encoded by the coding sequence ATGGACTTGTTTTTCTCTTATCTGAAGTCACAGTGTAAAATTATCGGAGCATTCCTGGGCTTTTGCCTCATCTTTGCTATAGTGTTTGCCCTTTATGAACTGCCGGTGGAAGCAGTGGGTTACGGAGCGGTGCTCTGTGCTTTTCTGGGCGTGATCCTGGTGGTTCTGGATTACAGGGCTTTTTATGAGAGGCATAAACGGCTGGAGGCTCTGCGCCGGGAAATCACGGTGACCGCCGCCGGTCTTCCCCAGCCTTGGGGACCCCTGGAGGAAGACTATCAGGCCGTCATCCGGGTTCTTTATGAAGATAAGCTGCAGCTGACCGGCCACATGCGCCAGCGGTATACGGATCTGGTAGAATACTATACGGTATGGGCCCATCAGATCAAGACCCCTATCGCCGCCATGGGGCTTCTTCTGCAAGGGGAGCAGGGGGACACCCCACACAGCCGGGAGCTGAGGGAGGAGCTTCAGCGCATTGAACACTATGTGGAAATGGTCCTCTGCTATCTGCGGCTGGAGGCTCCCGCCACGGATTATCTGATCCGGGAGTATGATTTGGACGGCATAATCAAACAGGCGGTGCGCAAATATGCTTCTCAGTTTATCCGCCGGAAGATCCGGCTGGAGTATGAACCCCTGAACTGCTGGGTTTTGACGGATGAAAAATGGCTCCTGTTCGTCATTGAGCAGATCCTGTCCAACGCTCTTAAGTACACCCGGTCCGGGACCATCGCCATTACCCTGGAAGAGCCGAAAACCCTGTGCATCCGGGATACCGGCATGGGCATCGCACCGGAAGACCTGCCCCGGATTTTTGAAAAGGGCTATACCGGCTTTAACGGGCGCACAGATAAGAAAGCCAGCGGCATAGGGCTCTACCTCTGCCGCCGGATCTGCCGCAATCTGGGCCATGAGATCACCGCCGTTTCTGCTGCCGGCAGGGGCACGGAGATCCGGCTCGATCTGCAAAGCGCTGAATTGGCAATAGAATAA
- a CDS encoding ABC transporter ATP-binding protein, giving the protein MTILEVNHLEKVYTTRFGSQKIQALASVSFSVEKGEYVAIMGESGSGKTTLLNILAALDKPTGGTVLLDGHNLSKIRESDIAAFRRDNLGFVFQDFNLLDTFSLEDNIFLPLVLAGKSYPEMKARLTPIARKLGIVELLAKYPYEVSGGQKQRAAVARALITNPRLILADEPTGALDSKATDELLRLFGEINREGQTLLMVTHSVKAASHAGRVLFIKDGEVFHQIYRGNSSNEALYQKISDTLTLLATGGDRP; this is encoded by the coding sequence ATGACGATTTTAGAAGTCAATCATTTAGAAAAAGTGTATACCACCCGCTTTGGGAGCCAGAAGATTCAGGCTTTGGCCAGTGTGTCCTTCAGCGTGGAAAAGGGAGAGTACGTAGCCATTATGGGGGAGTCGGGTTCCGGCAAAACCACTCTGCTTAATATTCTGGCTGCTCTGGATAAGCCTACCGGGGGCACGGTCCTTCTCGACGGGCACAATCTGAGCAAGATCAGAGAGTCTGACATTGCCGCCTTCCGCCGGGATAATTTAGGCTTTGTGTTTCAGGATTTTAATCTGCTGGACACCTTTTCTCTTGAGGATAATATCTTCCTGCCTCTGGTCCTGGCCGGCAAATCCTACCCGGAAATGAAAGCACGGCTCACCCCCATTGCCAGGAAGCTGGGGATTGTGGAGCTGCTTGCCAAATATCCCTATGAGGTATCGGGGGGACAGAAGCAGAGAGCGGCGGTAGCCCGGGCCCTGATTACCAATCCCCGGCTGATCCTGGCGGACGAGCCTACCGGAGCTCTGGATTCCAAAGCCACGGATGAACTGCTCCGCCTGTTTGGGGAGATCAACCGGGAGGGGCAGACCCTTTTGATGGTGACCCACTCAGTCAAGGCGGCCAGTCATGCCGGCCGGGTGCTGTTCATTAAAGATGGGGAGGTATTTCACCAGATTTACCGGGGGAACAGCAGCAATGAGGCGTTGTATCAGAAGATATCCGATACCCTTACCCTGCTGGCGACAGGGGGGGACAGACCATGA